Proteins encoded by one window of Rattus rattus isolate New Zealand chromosome 10, Rrattus_CSIRO_v1, whole genome shotgun sequence:
- the LOC116911135 gene encoding dimethylaniline monooxygenase [N-oxide-forming] 3, producing MKRKVAVIGAGVSGLAAIRSCLEEGLEPTCFERSDDVGGLWKFSDHTEEGRASIYQSVFTNSSKEMMCFPDFPYPDDFPNFMHNSKLQEYITSFATEKNLLKYIQFETLVTSITKCPDFSTTGKWEVTTEKNSKKETAVFDAVMICSGHHVYPHLPKDSFPGLNRFKGKCFHSRDYKEPGTWKGKRVLVIGLGNSGCDIAAELSHVAQQVIISSRSGSWVMSRVWNDGYPWDMVVITRFQTFLKNNLPTAISDWWYMKQMNARFKHENYGLMPLNGTLRKEPVFNDELPARILCGTVSIKPNVKEFTETSAVFEDGTVFEAIDCVIFATGYGYAYPFLDDSIIKSRNNEVTLYKGIFPPQLEKPTMAVIGLVQSLGAAIPTTDLQARWAAQVIRGTCILPSVNNMMDDIDEKMGKKLKWFGNSTTIQTDYIVYMDELASFIGAKPNILWLFLKDPRLAIEVFFGPCSPYQFRLVGPGKWSGARNAILTQWDRSLKPMKTRVVGGIQKPCLYSHFLRLLAIPVLIALFLVLI from the exons ATGAAGAGGAAAGTGGCCGTCATTGGGGCTGGTGTCAGTGGTCTGGCTGCCATCAGGAGCTGtctggaggaggggctggagccCACGTGCTTTGAGAGGAGTGATGACGTTGGGGGCCTGTGGAAATTTTCA GACCATACAGAAGAGGGCAGGGCCAGCATTTACCAGTCGGTCTTCACCAACTCTTCCAAAGAAATGATGTGTTTTCCAGATTTCCCCTATCCCGATGACTTTCCTAACTTCATGCATAACAGCAAGCTCCAAGAATATATCACTTCGTTTGCCACAGAAAAGAACCTTCTAAAATACATACAGTTTGAG ACACTTGTAACCAGTATCACTAAATGTCCTGATTTCTCAACCACTGGCAAATGGGAAGTTACCACTGAAAAGAACAGTAAAAAGGAAACAGCTGTCTTTGATGCTGTAATGATTTGTTCCGGGCACCATGTATATCCCCATCTACCAAAAGACTCCTTTCCAG GTCTGAACCGTTTTAAAGGCAAATGCTTCCACAGCAGGGACTATAAGGAACCAGGAACATGGAAAGGAAAACGAGTCCTGGTGATTGGCCTGGGGAACTCAGGCTGTGACATTGCTGCAGAACTCAGTCACGTGGCTCAGCAG gTCATCATAAGCTCTAGAAGTGGTTCTTGGGTGATGAGCCGGGTCTGGAATGATGGCTACCCTTGGGACATGGTGGTGATCACACGATTTCAAACATTTCTCAAGAACAACTTACCCACAGCCATCTCTGACTGGTGGTATATGAAACAGATGAATGCAAGATTCAAGCATGAAAACTATGGGTTGATGCCTTTAAATGG AACACTCAGGAAGGAGCCTGTGTTCAATGATGAGCTTCCAGCCCGCATCCTGTGTGGCACTGTGTCCATCAAGCCTAATGTGAAGGAGTTCACAGAGACCTCCGCTGTGTTCGAGGATGGGACTGTGTTTGAGGCCATTGACTGTGTCATCTTTGCCACAGGCTATGGTTATGCCTACCCCTTCCTGGATGACAGCATCATCAAAAGCAGAAATAATGAGGTCACCTTGTACAAAGGCATCTTCCCTCCTCAACTAGAGAAACCAACCATGGCAGTGATtggccttgtccagtccctgggGGCTGCCATCCCCACAACCGACCTGCAGGCACGCTGGGCGGCACAAGTAATAAGAG GAACTTGCATTTTGCCTTCTGTAAACAACATGATGGATGATATTGacgagaaaatggggaagaagcTCAAATG GTTTGGCAACAGCACCACCATTCAGACAGATTACATTGTTTATATGGATGAATTGGCCTCCTTCATCGGAGCAAAGCCCAATATCCTATGGCTGTTTCTCAAGGACCCCAGGTTGGCCATAGAAGTGTTCTTTGGCCCTTGCAGCCCCTACCAGTTCCGGCTGGTAGGCCCAGGGAAATGGTCAGGAGCCAGGAACGCCATCCTAACCCAGTGGGACCGGTCACTGAAGCCTATGAAGACCCGTGTTGTCGGTGGTATTCAGAAACCTTGCTTGTATTCCCATTTTCTCAGGCTCCTGGCTATTCCAGTGCTCATTGCTCTGTTCCTTGTGTTGATCTGA